The nucleotide sequence TCGGCGGGTCCTGGGGCTACCAGGTGACCGGCTACTACGCCCCCACCTCCCGGTTCGGCTCCCCGGACGAGTTCAAGCACCTGGTGGACGCGCTGCACCAGGCGGGGATCGGCGTCATCGTGGACTGGGTGCCGGCGCACTTCCCGAAGGACGAGTGGGCGCTCGCGCGCTTCGACGGGACCGCCCTGTACGAGCACCCGGACCCGCGGCGGGGCGAGCATCCGGACTGGGGCACCCTCGTGTTCGACTTCGGCCGCACCGAGGTCCGCAACTTCCTCGTGGCCAACGCGCTCTACTGGCTCGGCGAGTTCCACATCGACGGGCTGCGTGTGGACGCCGTCGCCTCGATGCTCTACCTGGACTACTCGCGCGAGGACGGGCAGTGGGAGCCCAACGTGCACGGCGGCAACCACAACCTCGAGGCCATCGACTTCCTGCGCGAGGTCAACGCGACCGTGTACCGCCTGCACCCCGGCGTCCACATGATCGCGGAGGAGTCCACGGCCTTCTCCGGGGTGAGCGCTCCCGTGGACGCGGGCGGTCTCGGCTTCGGCAAGAAGTGGAACATGGGCTGGATGCACGACACCCTGGCCTACCTGTCCCAGGACCCGGTCAACCGCCGGTGGCACCACGGGCAGTGGACGTTCTCCATGGTGTACGCCTACTCGGAGAACTACGTGCTGCCGCTGTCCCACGACGAGGTCGTCCACGGCAAGGGCTCTCTGCTGGGCCGCATCCCGGGCGACCGCCGGCAGCAGCTGGCCACCCTGCGCGCCTACTACGGGTACATGTGGGCGCACCCCGGCAAGCAGCTGCTGTTCATGGGCGGGGAGTACGCGCAGCCGAGCGAGTGGTCCGAGGGAGAGGGCCTGGACTGGCCCGTCTCATGGGACGAGGCGCACCGCGGGGTCCAGCTGACGATCCGGGAGCTCAACGCGCTCTACCGCAGCAAGCCGGCGCTGTGGTCGCTGGACCACAGCCCGGAAGGATTCTCGTGGGTGGACGGCGGCGACGCTGACGGCAACACGCTCGTATTCCTCCGCATGCCCGCGGCGCAGGTGGTGCCGGAGCCGCGGATCGACGACGACGGCGACGCGGTCCCGGCCGCCGAACCGGGCGGCGCCCCGCTGCTGTGCATCACCAACCTCTCGGGGTCGCCGCGTCAGGGCCTCCGGGTGGGGGTGCCGTCCGCGGGGGAGTGGACGGTGGTGCTGGACACCGACGCGATCGACTTCCACGGAGACGGCTGGCGGGAGCAGACCGGCCAGTCCGAGGTGGTCACTGCCCATGAGGGCCAGTGGCAGGGCCAGCCGGCCCACGTCACGGTGAACGTGCCGGCGCTGACCACCCTGTGGCTCCAGCCG is from Micrococcus luteus NCTC 2665 and encodes:
- the glgB gene encoding 1,4-alpha-glucan branching protein GlgB; its protein translation is MTPSAAPRPAVAPLAVDPEVLAAVAQGRHHDPHTVLGAHPHPDGAAVTYRVLRPLARTVTVVRAGDGQRVELTHEHDGVFAGVAPTPRVAGAAAGDYRVEVVYETEDGTTGPVQEQDDAYRHLPTLGELDLHLIGEGRHERLWEVLGARVVRTSADEAVGTAFAVWAPNARAVRVVGDHNGWDGRTHAMRSLGSSGVWELLAPGVGHGDRYKFEILGRDGLWRQKADPMARWTEVPPATASRVLESDYAFGDRTWMERRRVTDPHERPLSIYEVHLGSWRPGLDYRELAEQLVEYVQWLGFTHVEFLPVAEHPFGGSWGYQVTGYYAPTSRFGSPDEFKHLVDALHQAGIGVIVDWVPAHFPKDEWALARFDGTALYEHPDPRRGEHPDWGTLVFDFGRTEVRNFLVANALYWLGEFHIDGLRVDAVASMLYLDYSREDGQWEPNVHGGNHNLEAIDFLREVNATVYRLHPGVHMIAEESTAFSGVSAPVDAGGLGFGKKWNMGWMHDTLAYLSQDPVNRRWHHGQWTFSMVYAYSENYVLPLSHDEVVHGKGSLLGRIPGDRRQQLATLRAYYGYMWAHPGKQLLFMGGEYAQPSEWSEGEGLDWPVSWDEAHRGVQLTIRELNALYRSKPALWSLDHSPEGFSWVDGGDADGNTLVFLRMPAAQVVPEPRIDDDGDAVPAAEPGGAPLLCITNLSGSPRQGLRVGVPSAGEWTVVLDTDAIDFHGDGWREQTGQSEVVTAHEGQWQGQPAHVTVNVPALTTLWLQPNPDTTGTH